The Argentina anserina chromosome 5, drPotAnse1.1, whole genome shotgun sequence genome includes the window ACTAGTAGCCCTGGGGATACTTATCATGCCTATAGGCCATATACACAAGAATTTAGTCAATTTACAGCATCTGACATGGGAAAGAAGAGGAAAACAAGTGGTGGTGCTCTTGCAAAAGCATGGAATAACTCGGCTAGGGAGGAATGTGATGGTGAGGTTGCGAGGATGTTCTACACTGGTGGCCTATCATTCAATCTTGCAAGAAATCCACACTACCGGATGTCTTATGTTCGTGCTTCTACTCTTCCTGGCTATGTTCCACCAGGTTACAATGCTTTGAGGACCACACTACTTGCAAAGGAAAGAAGGAACATTGAGAAACATTTAGAGCCAATCAAGCTTACATGGAGGGATAAGGGTGTGAGTATATGTAGCGATGGTTGGTCCGATGCACAAAAAAGGCCTTTGATTAATGTGATGGCTACATGCGAGCGTGGTCCAATGATGTTGAGAGCAATAAATTGTGAGGGGGAATACAAGGACCATAAATTGATTGCAAAATTCCTTAAAAAAGCCATCAAGGAGGTTGGTTATGAAAATGTTGTGCAAGTGGTTACGGACAATGCTCCCGTTTGTGCAAAGGCCGGTGCATTGGTAGAAAGTAAGTATCCTACTATCTTTTGGACACCATGTGTAGTTCATACTTTGAATCTTGCTTTGAAGAACATTTGCACACCTTCTAATATTGCTCAAAATATGGATGTGTATGATGCATGTTGTTGGATACAACCGGTTGCGGAGGATGTAATGTTTATTCAAAACTTCATTATGAATCATGGAATGAGATTGGTTATGTTTAATgatcattgcaatttgaagttGCTTTCGGTTGCTCCAACAAGGTTTGCTTCTACTGTTATTATGTTTAAGAGGTTCAAGATGATCAAGACCGGTTTGCAACAAATGGTGATTAGTCCAAAGTTGGATCACTATAAGGAGGATGACTATAGGAAGGCGGCTTCGGTGAAGGAAAAGTTGCTGGATGAGTTAATGTGGGATGATATTGACTACATCCTTACTTTTACCGAACCGATATATGAGATGATTAGGAAAGCGGATACAGATAAACCTTGTCTTCATTTAGTATATGAATGGTGGGAtaacatgattgagaaagTGAAGAAGGCTATCTATAGGAAGGAAAGAAAGCAATTGGATCAAGAGTCTACATTTTGGAATGCGGTATATGGAGTGTTGATAAATCGTTGGACCAAGAGCAATACTTCCCTTCATTGCTTGGCACATTCTTTGAATCCCAAGTAAGTGTTTATTTCACTTCCATCAATTGCtttacttttttatttgatAGAAGTGAAGcatatgaatttttatttacttatttaatTAGGTACTATAGTGCGGAATGGCTTAATGAAGATCCTAATCGTGTTGCTCCTCATAAAGATTTAGAGGTtacaaatgaaagaaaaacttGTTTCATGCGGTACTTTGCCAATGAAGATGATAGAAGAAAGGTTAACATAGAATTTGCCAATTTTTCTATGGTCATGGCTCATTTTGGAAGTACAGATGCAATCAGGGATAGGTATTTAATGGAGCCACTTATGTGGTGGACAGTCCATGGATCTTCGGCACCAACTCTTCAAGGCATAGCCTTGAAGCTTCTAGGTCAACCTTGTTCTTCCTCATGTTGTGAAAGAAATTGGAGTAATTACAATTTTATTCACTCTTTGAAGAGGAATAAGATTAGACCACAAAGAGCGGAAGATTTGGTATTTGTGCATACCAATCTTCGCCTCTTAGCAAGGCAAAGCCAGAACTACAATCAAGGTAGCACTAAAATGTGGGATGTTGGAGGTGATGAGTTTGATTCATTGGAGGACACTAATGTTGGAAGACTTGAGATTGCCGAACTTTTACTTGATGAACCACAATTGGAGGcggttttgtttggtgatgatgatgatattgaAGTGGGAGTCATTGAAGAAGATGGTATTGGTGGAGATGAGTGAAATCTAgttctcttctttttatttatcatGTGTTTTGATTATGAAACTTTGTTTGAATGTGGATTgactaagttttaattttagaaactatatttttaatataaaaattaattaacgtgtctacCACGTGTCCAAGTCGGACACTTGAGATTTTGACGTGTCCGCGTATCGTATCGTGTCGAATACGGACACACGTGTCCGTATCCGTGCAACATTGGTCCTTGTTTATTGTGGCTTGAAATCCTGTACCCTGCTTTCTATATATCCTTGAACTTTTAGACTTCTCATGTGACCTGTAAGGAGTGGTATATGTGTTATTGTTTAATTTTCTTATGTTTGTATCTTAACTCATACAAACCTGTAAGGAGTTGTATTATGTGTTATTGTTcaattttcttatatttgtatCTTGACTCATACAAAACTGTAAATTCTCTTACCAGCTGATTGGTTTCTTCCTTCAGAGGTTTATCTCAAGCACACTCTTATCCAGAGATTAATGTTTGAACTCATTGAAAATCGTAACGGGAAGTCTGTTTGCCAGCTTGCAGTGATGCAGACCAGGCTAAACTAGGCAGGATGTAATCAGCTTCAAATTGATGCAAAGTTTCTTTCGGGAAACATCTGAGTCTTGCTATAGCTTGCCAAGCACGGAATCAAAATGACTCTATTACCCACATCTTCACTTTTGAGTTCTGAGTGTGTTAGTGATGCAGGCCTGGTTCTCAGGGAAGTTTTTCAACCTTGAGAAGCTGCAGGCTCACAGTTTGGACTATATCAATCATTTGAgaagaaatattttttttccattctAATGGAGCTAGACCACCACTAGAGGACTAGAGGTATAAACTTTTATTCTTCTTATATTGGCAACAATTCCTTGTGTGTTGCCTGGAATTGAAAGCTAGAACATGATTGATTTTGGCTTACATGTGATATTACATAAATTCACTGAAGAGACAAATATTCATCTATTTTATAACAGGAAGAACACACACAGGCGATTTACCTATTTGGCTACGGGATACTGTGGCTTTCAAGAAATATCTGAAATTATGTACATCTCAGACTTGTGGTATTCAATGCTCTTCAAAATCTTATGGAGCTGAGATCTCCTTTCACTTGGGAATGTTTGAAAAGGCACCAAATGGAAACATTGAAGCATTCTTGCCTCTGATGATTCTGATGGCATAGAGATGATTGAAAAGGGTGCAGTTGGAGAAGATTTTGGTCCAAGCCAGAAAGAAGAGATGGGTGTACAAAATTGTCCATTGTTGCAGTGTCACGAGTTTGGCAGATGGCTTTGTTTCCGGTTTGGGTGAGATGCGGTGCGGTTTCTTGGTTGAAGAAGGTTCTCAGGAGTCAGGACCCTGAAGAGATGCATGACAGACGTGGAAAATGGAGGTCCAAGTCGGAAAGAAGTAATAAATGTACTTATCCATCAACAGAAAACATCATGTGTTTAGCAGATGGCTTTTTATATGCTTCAAGTAATATGCAGATCACTATAGTTATCGAAGAAAGTTCTCTAGACCAAAAAAAGCTGCATGTTGGAAATGAAAGCAGAGGTTCATCAGTTCCCTCTTCCCAAGAAATTTCTGATATACCAATTCACAAAGACATTGACGTGGTAGGCAATGGTACAGTCTTATGTTATTATGGTTTGGTGGGCAAGTCACAAGAGCCAGAGTCAGAAGAGGAAGGAGCTGCAAATAGAATGAGGCTTACACCTTCAGTTAAACTAAGTTAAAGTAGAGACGTCTCACATGAAACCTTGGtttatgttttactgttctCAGTTTTCTTGTCAGGAAAGGTTAAACCCCCGTAATCATAGTTGGCTGTTTATCAAAGCTTCTCTGAACGTGTCAAAAGTGCTACCACTTGTACATGTCTCGGTGTTCCCCACTTTCTGTAACAATACCGGCATTGTAACGTTATCGGCATTCTTTTCGCGCTACAGATGACTTGATCAATCCTAGTTGAAGTTTGCAATTGTAAATGATTGTGGCATTGTATTCTTATCTAATATAATAAGGATATATGTGATAATGGCATTTCTGCAGATTTTGAATGTCATCAGTTTTGAACTCCTATATGATGTGGTTTGCGAATGTAATTAGTGAGAACATATGACATGGAGTTCACCATCCAGATACTAAACAAACACAATCACAGGTGAAAAGAAACAGAATCGACTATATTGAAGATAATATAACCGAAGTGGGATTAGCTACTATATTAATATGGAATATATAACAAAAGTACAAGATGATGGTTTCAGAAGCAAACCAATACTTAAATTCAACTCCCTCCTAATTACTATAACCTAAGAACTGGAAACTGCATTGCCAGCTAAATCCTAAAACTGGGAGTACAACAAATGGGTAATATTACAAATGGGTTCCATCACTAATCCAAAAATTGTTATCAAAAAGCCGATAACTGGCTTAATttatgtaataccccgaattttcggGTTTGAATTCGTATAATTCTTGTAGATTATTAAAACTTAGTaatttgagtaaaatctcattttACGCCTTTTTGCCAATGTCTTGCGAAACGAAATTGATTTCGGAAGTTTAAGATAAAAAAATGTTACGTTTTCTGTGGCtcgagagtcgacttttattctgtcaCTCATCtttgaaaacttccttcacggaagttgtagagcttatcgatacgagttcgtggatacgcggcgcaccttaatcggacgtcgtatgtgaaTGTAATTATCAACGGAAGTTGGGTTCCGAATTTAGAAATGTATAAAAGGAAGTTTTTGGGAAAAACCTAATTTCACAAAAAGGAAACCCCCTCCCCCGgagctctctctcccttcGGCCACCGTGGCCTTCACCGCTGGTCCCAAGACCACCGCACGGTCGACTGCTCCAACCCTTGGACGTGACGCACCCGCCATCGCCGCCAAGAAGCCACGCCGACGATAGGCGATTTCTGCAAATTCCATCGCCGATTCAAGCTTCGTCGCCGGTGATTTTCGAGCCATAGATTCTTGAATTCGATGTCTTAGCTGGGTTTAGCACTAATATGGAGCTCAAAAACGAAGGTTTTAACGTCGCAGACAAGATTAGAGCTGCCGAAGCTTTCCGGCGACTTTCCGACCAATTTCTGGCAATCTGGGTTGCAACGCAGGTACGATTGTGTCTTCCTCCTTGTGATCTACATATTTGCTATTGGATGTGTGTGGATTTGAGGAAGTTTGGACGAAGGAGTCGGTGGTGCGCGTGCCGCCGCTTAGGGCGACGCGTGGGGGGAAGTGGGGCGGCGGAGAGGCGGCGTTAGGCCATAGGAGGAAGCAGGTGAGAAGAGGAGTGAAATTGGTGGCCTTAGGCAAGCTCACACGCAGTCATTTAGGTGGTGCGTGAGCACCACGCGCGGCCACTGTGGGCGACGCtagagcgccacgcgcggctgcCGGAGGGTGGCGTGTGAGGCCCACACGCTATCATCTGTGGCGGCACATGAACAGTAAGTAATTTTACGTATTGTTTTCTAAGCACGTTAATTTCATGAACAGTAATTCAACTGTTATGAATAGTTACCTAtaattttacgtatcgttttctaagcacgttgttatgctattaggtgaccgacgaaacgagtgaaggAATCACCCTCGGTGTCGTTAAAGTTGCACGCAAGAAATaaagtgagtaaacctcactatgacaagtcaaccattggcggtgactcatatttgcGATTTCTTAAACATATTGAATtgtgacatctatataatatagtgggttgtgtatgtgtacaaataTGGTAAacacaatacatatatatgggttgctatataatataatgttacggtttttatttccaaatgagattatattgtggtgactatatttatattgttatGTAAGAGTCGCTtagttgtagtacaataaacatgtgttgattgttatattgtacgtggtttcaacattgagtcttgttaaaacgttttctggtcttcggacgttgttggaAGTAATCGGAActaagccttggccgggtgtcggttacgattcagttaaagctctagtctgtctgccggtgtactgaatgaggggtaacatatgagttcCATGGTTCTCATGAGTACGCatgttttgagtgatattggaTAAAAAATTGGTTGCCGAGTGTTtgtcggcgtactgcatgaggggtaatagatgagtacctgggtttatgagtacccgtgtttttttaaatgatattgggtaaacagatgggttgccaaatgtctcatgagtacacatattttcaaatattattggagaatcagatgggccgtctattGTCTCATGAGTATGTGATGTACGTTAtattgttggtttactcatacgagctgaaaagcttaccggatTTGTGTTTACTCATTCGatagtgtaggggatagttctgcaggtggggattagcagatttggagggcttactctgaagatttatGAAGATTTATtccttctgtttgtggtgaggattcagcaaattttacatttctgttagttttaatattgaggtataaactagttatgtattatttaagatgatttcattatatttgagattgttttagagttatcATGTCtccgaattcgaatttttatcatttaaaatttcggggttgtgacaaTTTATTCATAAGAATCCCATTCGTCAAGAGAAGTCATCAAACTGTTGATCAGTTCATCGTCCTCGTCAAGCTACCCTTCTTCGATCGGTGGGAATTCAATCATCATTAACGCATCATTAGAAGGCTATGTCAGCACCGGAACACGATCATCATGAACAATTGACGACTTTTGTGTCAGATCCATTGGTGGGAATCCGATCATTATTGATGCATCATCAGAACGCTCTGTCACCACCGCAACATGCTCATCACGAGTCAGATCGAGTAAAATGTCATCCACACACAACACGAAATCGAGATCCTTAGAAAAATTGGCCAACTCAAACAGAGACAAGTCTTCCACTCTTCTTTGACGACTTATTGTTCTTTACCATATGCAAATTCGCCATCTTCTATACCAGAGATGACTCAACGGATTCCTATACGAGGTTATTAAGAATCCGAATTCGACGCGCCGACCCACTCGTTCTCAACGGCTAAATGCGAGCCTCaggatttctctctctctctctctctctctctctctctcattgtaTGTCAAActtgagaagtgtgagttctggaaggaATAAGttaaattccttggtcatgtagtCTCAAAGATGGTGTATTAGTAGACCCATCAAAAGTGGAGGCGTTGAAgagttggagtcgtccaaagaaccctaccgagattcgtagtttccttggtttggcaggttactaccaGAGATTCATTGAAGGGTTGTCTAGTATTGCATCGCCATacagagctctagtctgtctgccggtgtactgcataaggggtaacagatgggttacttgggtctcatgagcacccatatttttgtgatattgggtaacagatgggttgcccggtATCTGacggcgtactacatgaggggtaacagataaATACTtaagtctcatgagtacccgtattataaatgtaatttgggtaaacagatgggttacccaatgtctcatgagtacacatattttcagatattattggacatccagatgggccgtccagtgtcttatgagtgcatttatatttaaatgtcatctgtatttccttttgtatactatgtgtgttatactgttgatttacttatacgagctgcaaagcttaccgggtttgtgtttacaatcccggtgcacctattcgatggtgtagaggatagttctgcaggtgtggattagcagaattggaggGCTACTCTGAGAATTTCGAAGtttattatttctatttgtggtgaggattgagatgattttacatttttatttgttataatacttgaattataaactggttttgtaataataaaatcgACTGAGACGTACTATGAACTTAATTACGATACActgtgactataagatgattttaatataattgagattattttagagtttttcatgccttcgatttcgagtttatcacttgaaatttcggggttaTGACACTCCATGAGCTTACCAATCTTTGTAGTAGACATTATGTTCTTGGGCTGCAACAAAGAGAACACAAGGACAGTAGTTGACATATAAGTACCAGAATGTTTAACTCCATTAAAGGACATACTTGGACATCAGGAACAAACCTTTTGGTTTCTCCGCCTTCTTGAAACTATATTTGAAGTATCTTGAAGCCAAGATTGGTACACATGAGCAGGATGAATTGTTTGGTCATTATCCATTACAGAGGCTGGCGattttctctttctccttcGTATAGGTCCCTTGCTCTGTTGAGCATTCTCTTGAATGTCCTGCATCTGCGCCATTTCACCAAACACATTATCATGCTGCTGTCCTTCCTGATGCTGGTCTTGGCGAGGTGGAGAAGGTATAACATCATTTAAAGAAGGTGGTCGAATATGTGTGGGCTCTCCTGATGTGAAGTCTAGGTCATCTCCCTCAATTTCAAATCTGCCATATCATCCAAAGACAAGATTTGATAAATTGGATTATGATAATGACATATGGTATAACAGGAATGAAAGGACATGAGATTAGCAAGGGAAACGAAAAGAGTGAACACTGATTTCGCTCAACCTTCAAGAACggaaaaatttatttatacaGTATTGTGGGTAATGATTCACCTCTCATAGCAACGGTTGAACAAATCTGCATGAGAATATGATGGATCATATCGTTTAGGCAATGTGATATCATCAGGATCAGCTGAATGCGAGAGCAAGGGGTGGGATGAGTCAGCATATGAACAGATTATGGTTAAGGTGAACGCAAATATATTAACTGAAGAAGGCAGAGTATATGAGTAAGGACCTTGATGCAAGTTCTGATGTTGATCTTCCTCTGCTGCATTATCATTAAGTGGTTTTCCCACATCTACACTATCCAGTTGCTGCCAGCATAGACAAAAACTCCATCGGTTCTACACTATCCAGTTGAAGTATGTGTTTCATTCATGGGAATCATGGCACAGTAGTTCGAAAGCAGTCCCATCCATGGTGCATCACAACTTCTATAAAACAAACTAAAGATGTAGCCGAGCAGGTGTGAAATCTACGAGGGGTTCAATTACTTGGGTTCACTACAGAATCACATTGCAATCACTTAAGAAAACCGTGGCGaatttaagaagaaaaaaacacaatttgAGAGGCATTAAAGCCTAAATGGGCTAGTACGggcatttcatcaaacatCTTAAGTGCACCATCAGCTAATAAACAAGTAAAGAAAATCTGAACAGCTCCATTACCAGGTTGGCGTCACTTCCATGTTTAAGTTACAACACCAATATTTTTTTGGATAA containing:
- the LOC126795988 gene encoding uncharacterized protein LOC126795988, translating into MGKKRKTSGGALAKAWNNSAREECDGEVARMFYTGGLSFNLARNPHYRMSYVRASTLPGYVPPGYNALRTTLLAKERRNIEKHLEPIKLTWRDKGVSICSDGWSDAQKRPLINVMATCERGPMMLRAINCEGEYKDHKLIAKFLKKAIKEVGYENVVQVVTDNAPVCAKAGALVESKYPTIFWTPCVVHTLNLALKNICTPSNIAQNMDVYDACCWIQPVAEDVMFIQNFIMNHGMRLVMFNDHCNLKLLSVAPTRFASTVIMFKRFKMIKTGLQQMVISPKLDHYKEDDYRKAASVKEKLLDELMWDDIDYILTFTEPIYEMIRKADTDKPCLHLVYEWWDNMIEKVKKAIYRKERKQLDQESTFWNAVYGVLINRWTKSNTSLHCLAHSLNPKYYSAEWLNEDPNRVAPHKDLEVTNERKTCFMRYFANEDDRRKVNIEFANFSMVMAHFGSTDAIRDRYLMEPLMWWTVHGSSAPTLQGIALKLLGQPCSSSCCERNWSNYNFIHSLKRNKIRPQRAEDLVFVHTNLRLLARQSQNYNQGSTKMWDVGGDEFDSLEDTNVGRLEIAELLLDEPQLEAVLFGDDDDIEVGVIEEDGIGGDE